AGCCGACTTCTTCCTGGGAAGCAATCGCACCAACCAAGTTAACATCCAAGTTTTCCTCAGCCAGGTCAGACATTGCCGTCATCAAGCATGCAGTACCAATCCGATTATCAAACGCCTTGCCCATCATGACATCTTGAGTTTTGAAGTACTCCCACTCAGTGTCAGGTGCGATGGGACAACCCGTATCAATCTTCAAGACCTCTTTGGTCTCTTCAGCGCTGTTTGTTCCAACGTCAATCACTAGATTGGCAATATCAATTGGTTTTTTCTTTTCTGCCTCTGTCATGAAATGCGGTGGCTTGGTGGCAACCAAACCGGTGATCCATTCTCCGTCTTGGTTTCGAATCCGCATTTTTTCTGCAGTTAAATTAGCGGGTACCCAACCACCGAGCGGAACAAATTTAATGGTTCCATTTGGCTTGACGGCTTGAACAATCAAACCGACGGCATCCAAGTGTGAATCCAGCATCAAAGTTTTGCCTTTGGAAGGTGAATTTTGATTATTTTTCAAATAGACGTTGTTCATGTGATCCGCGTGAACCGAGCTAAAGCTGGAGGCTGTTTGAACGACATAATCCTTTACTTCGTCCTCAAAGCCACTTGGTCCATTTGCATTGGATAAATGTTCAATTAAATTTAGTGCTGACTTCTTATCCAAAATATTACCCCTTTTTCAAATTATTTGGTTAAATAAGCTGTTCTGTAGTCATAATGTCCATTAATTCGATCATAGACAACCCCCTTCAACTTAGGGTTAACCAGGTCAATCCCATTGGCTTGATAAATCGGCGTAATTCCTTGATCAGTGGCCAAAATCTTTTCAGCATTGATTAAATCTTGCCATCTCTTGGTGGCATTATTCGCATCCTTGTTATTGGAATCTTTAATGGCTTGATCAAATGCTTGACTGCTCCACTTGCCATTATTTTCTGGGTTGTTTGATGTAAATTGGGAAAGAAATGAAATTGGGTCAGCAAAATCAGCGGACCAACCCGTAAAGTTAACTTCAAAGTTTCCAGCTGAAGCTCTTGCAAGCATCGAGGCAAATGGAATACTGCTTGATTCAACCTTGAGACCTGGTAACGTTTCTTGAAGCTCACTTTGAATAAACTCAATGACATCTTTGGTTTGATCATCATCGGCCGACAAGAGCTTGATAGTTAAATTCTTCTTACCCAATTGTGATAAGGCCTTTTTGTAGTATTGCTTTGCCTTAGCCGCATCATGATCAACTGTTCCAGGAACATACGCTTCTTTGGCAAAATCCTCACCGGTTTTAGGATTCTTAGCGAAATCGGCCGGCACAAATCCTTTCGAAACAATTGATCCATTTT
Above is a genomic segment from Lentilactobacillus buchneri containing:
- a CDS encoding M42 family metallopeptidase — protein: MDKKSALNLIEHLSNANGPSGFEDEVKDYVVQTASSFSSVHADHMNNVYLKNNQNSPSKGKTLMLDSHLDAVGLIVQAVKPNGTIKFVPLGGWVPANLTAEKMRIRNQDGEWITGLVATKPPHFMTEAEKKKPIDIANLVIDVGTNSAEETKEVLKIDTGCPIAPDTEWEYFKTQDVMMGKAFDNRIGTACLMTAMSDLAEENLDVNLVGAIASQEEVGCRGAKVTVKKVHPDIAICLEGCPADDTFTPEWLIQTGLKRGPMLRDMDTSFIANPHFQQLAVDQAHQNGIPFTRAVRTGGGIDGSELLEFQGAPTICIGIPVRYEHTNYGFVAYSDFENTVKLLKAIILSLNDKVIDGL